One genomic segment of Alphaproteobacteria bacterium includes these proteins:
- a CDS encoding hemin receptor, with product MTPEQVKLVQESFKLVAPIADTAADIFYDRLFATAPQVRAMFPQEMKDQKKKLMQMIGTAVTNLHQVDKIADAVAKLGARHVKYGVKDEHYDIVGAALLFTLKQGLGDKFTPDTQAAWTATYGLLAGVMKDAAKNGG from the coding sequence ATGACGCCGGAGCAAGTCAAACTCGTCCAGGAAAGTTTCAAGCTGGTGGCGCCGATCGCCGATACGGCGGCCGATATTTTTTACGACCGCCTGTTCGCGACCGCGCCGCAGGTCCGCGCCATGTTCCCGCAGGAGATGAAGGACCAGAAGAAGAAGTTGATGCAGATGATCGGCACGGCGGTCACCAATCTGCACCAAGTTGATAAAATCGCGGATGCGGTGGCGAAGCTGGGCGCGCGCCACGTCAAGTACGGCGTGAAAGACGAGCATTACGACATCGTCGGTGCCGCACTTCTGTTCACGTTGAAGCAGGGCCTGGGCGACAAGTTCACGCCGGATACGCAAGCCGCCTGGACCGCAACCTATGGCTTGCTGGCCGGCGTGATGAAGGACGCGGCGAAGAACGGCGGCTAA
- a CDS encoding DUF423 domain-containing protein: protein MIPIMRFWLALGALYGFVAVAMGAMGAHYPGIDDAGKEWLRTASLYQAIHALALIGIAALSEKRLTFRLSFAGLAFALGVLMFSGGLYARALLGLDLGALVPAGGMAFLAGWLLLFLSAFGRR from the coding sequence ATGATTCCGATCATGCGGTTCTGGCTCGCTTTGGGTGCGCTGTACGGCTTCGTCGCGGTCGCGATGGGGGCGATGGGCGCGCATTACCCCGGAATCGACGATGCGGGCAAGGAATGGCTGCGCACCGCGTCGCTCTATCAGGCGATCCACGCGCTGGCGCTGATCGGTATTGCGGCGTTGAGCGAAAAGCGCCTGACCTTCCGCCTGTCCTTCGCGGGCCTCGCTTTCGCCCTGGGCGTGCTGATGTTCTCGGGCGGGCTTTACGCGCGCGCGTTGCTGGGGCTCGATCTCGGCGCGCTCGTGCCCGCCGGCGGCATGGCGTTCCTGGCCGGCTGGCTGCTGCTGTTCCTGTCGGCCTTCGGGCGGCGCTAA
- a CDS encoding nuclear transport factor 2 family protein: MSRPAVPRFDPARERQAVLFANEIFYRAFTDRDFAAMDRIWAKATSVACIHPGWPILTGRDAVMESWRRILSGPAPSSVPVEPDVVFAGETALVVCLESLDGGKGWCAATNAFIREGGEWRMVLHQAGPAPKPAEPPPADAPRAN; encoded by the coding sequence ATGTCCCGTCCGGCAGTTCCCCGTTTCGATCCAGCCCGCGAGCGCCAAGCCGTGCTGTTCGCCAACGAAATCTTCTATCGGGCCTTCACGGATCGGGATTTCGCGGCGATGGACCGGATCTGGGCCAAGGCAACGTCGGTCGCCTGCATTCACCCCGGCTGGCCGATCCTGACGGGCCGCGACGCGGTGATGGAAAGCTGGCGGCGCATTTTGTCCGGCCCCGCACCATCCAGCGTGCCGGTCGAGCCGGACGTCGTTTTCGCGGGCGAAACCGCGCTGGTTGTGTGCCTGGAATCGCTCGATGGCGGCAAAGGCTGGTGTGCGGCGACCAACGCCTTCATACGGGAAGGCGGCGAATGGCGGATGGTGCTGCATCAGGCGGGCCCCGCGCCCAAACCCGCCGAGCCGCCGCCGGCCGATGCCCCGCGCGCGAATTAA
- a CDS encoding crotonase/enoyl-CoA hydratase family protein, with amino-acid sequence MQDEVLFHRDGKIAILTLNRPKKLNAIDYATADALLARLDAIEIDPDLHAVILTGAGQRAFSAGGDIPQFSESVRAGAFQAVRDFVRRGQTLTARIEAFPKPVIAAVNGLAYGGGCEITEAAHLAVASARSMFAKPEIKLGMPPTFGGTQRLPRLAGRKRALELLLTGDSFDAYRALELGLVNRVVGHADLMAASLELAHKIVRHSPLAVASVIAATTRGINLPIGEGLLVESEQFAKMVPTRDLRVALDAWLTRAAPAGGAAS; translated from the coding sequence ATGCAAGACGAAGTGCTGTTCCATCGCGACGGCAAGATCGCGATCCTGACGCTGAACCGGCCCAAGAAACTCAACGCCATCGACTACGCGACCGCCGACGCGTTGCTCGCCCGGCTCGACGCGATCGAGATCGATCCCGATTTGCACGCGGTCATTCTTACGGGTGCCGGTCAGCGCGCGTTCTCGGCCGGCGGCGACATTCCGCAGTTTTCCGAAAGCGTGCGCGCGGGCGCGTTCCAAGCCGTGCGCGATTTCGTGCGCCGCGGCCAGACGCTGACCGCGCGCATCGAGGCCTTCCCCAAGCCGGTGATCGCGGCGGTGAACGGGCTTGCCTATGGCGGCGGGTGCGAAATCACCGAGGCGGCACACCTCGCCGTCGCTTCGGCGCGCTCGATGTTCGCCAAGCCCGAGATCAAGCTTGGCATGCCGCCGACCTTCGGCGGCACGCAGCGTTTGCCGCGCTTGGCCGGGCGCAAGCGTGCGCTCGAATTGCTGCTGACCGGCGACAGTTTCGACGCCTATCGCGCGCTGGAATTGGGGCTCGTCAATCGCGTCGTCGGGCACGCCGATCTGATGGCGGCGTCGCTGGAGCTTGCGCACAAGATCGTGCGGCATTCGCCCTTGGCCGTGGCGTCGGTGATCGCGGCGACGACGCGCGGGATCAATCTGCCGATCGGCGAAGGCTTGCTGGTGGAAAGCGAGCAATTCGCCAAGATGGTGCCGACGCGCGATTTGCGCGTGGCGCTGGACGCGTGGCTTACGCGTGCGGCACCGGCGGGCGGCGCAGCTTCTTGA
- a CDS encoding SDR family oxidoreductase has product MAMDQGLAGKTAIVTGASRGIGLAIAEKLAAEGVNVLLVARSGDLLSAHADRLSRTTPCAAFAADLRDADAASQAVAAALARFGRLDFLVNNAGATKRGDFATLTDADFHDGFALKFHGTVRMVRASWAALKETRGAIVNIIGAGGRTASGDFTIGGSVNAALFNFTKAIAQPATRDGIRVNGLNPGWIETDRLKGRLAQAAKDKGIDEATARAQALAELKVARFGQPAEIADLAAALLGPRFAYVQGALIDCDGGLTRAL; this is encoded by the coding sequence ATGGCGATGGATCAGGGCTTGGCGGGCAAAACGGCGATCGTGACGGGGGCGTCGCGCGGTATCGGGTTGGCGATTGCCGAGAAACTCGCGGCCGAGGGCGTCAACGTGCTGCTGGTCGCGCGCTCGGGCGATTTGCTTAGCGCCCATGCCGACCGGTTGTCGCGCACGACGCCGTGCGCCGCTTTCGCCGCCGATCTGCGCGACGCGGATGCGGCTTCCCAAGCGGTGGCGGCCGCGCTCGCGCGCTTCGGGCGGCTCGATTTTCTGGTGAACAATGCCGGCGCCACCAAGCGCGGCGATTTCGCGACGCTGACCGATGCCGATTTTCACGACGGCTTCGCGCTCAAGTTCCACGGCACGGTGCGTATGGTTCGCGCTTCGTGGGCGGCGTTGAAGGAAACGCGCGGCGCCATCGTCAACATCATCGGCGCGGGCGGGCGCACGGCGTCGGGCGATTTCACGATCGGCGGTTCGGTCAACGCGGCGCTGTTCAACTTCACCAAGGCGATCGCGCAACCTGCCACGCGCGACGGGATCCGCGTCAACGGCCTCAATCCGGGCTGGATCGAAACCGACCGCTTGAAGGGAAGGCTCGCGCAAGCGGCGAAGGACAAGGGGATCGACGAAGCGACGGCGCGCGCCCAGGCGCTGGCCGAGCTCAAAGTTGCGCGTTTCGGCCAGCCGGCGGAGATCGCCGATTTGGCCGCGGCCCTCCTCGGGCCCCGATTCGCCTATGTGCAGGGGGCACTGATCGATTGCGACGGCGGGCTCACGCGGGCGCTTTAG
- a CDS encoding aspartyl/asparaginyl beta-hydroxylase domain-containing protein: protein MKWEFAAVLGVYGATFAYAYSRYTDRLEFHRYLANHVMLFAPLNFLFTFFTRGKQSSTYPAHIVPGLDQLKAAYPIIRAEAQALRDAGVFNRAPAKDEPGYNTFEKGGWRLYRLKWYSPECDPTAKAACPKTCAIVDSIPSVRSALFTVLPPGARLGRHHDPVASSLRYHLGLLTPNSEKCALTLDGVPHVWRDGEELLFDPTYLHSAINETDVVRIILFCDVEKTQLWRPIKPIADALDFGVVSKFTGADAQGKISWISAAYKPIYKLRAYIKQNVKKRNRTAYNIIKYGAIALVLAGLYYVL, encoded by the coding sequence ATGAAGTGGGAATTCGCGGCGGTGCTGGGCGTTTACGGCGCCACCTTCGCCTATGCATATTCGCGCTATACCGACCGGCTCGAATTCCACCGGTATCTGGCGAACCATGTGATGCTGTTCGCGCCGCTGAACTTCCTGTTCACGTTCTTCACGCGCGGCAAGCAATCCTCGACCTACCCCGCCCACATCGTGCCGGGGCTCGATCAATTGAAGGCCGCCTATCCGATCATCCGCGCGGAAGCGCAGGCGCTGCGCGACGCGGGCGTGTTCAACCGCGCCCCGGCGAAGGACGAGCCCGGCTACAACACCTTCGAGAAGGGCGGCTGGCGGCTCTATCGCCTCAAATGGTACAGCCCGGAATGCGATCCCACGGCGAAAGCCGCCTGTCCCAAGACCTGCGCGATCGTCGATTCGATTCCCTCGGTCCGTTCGGCGCTGTTCACCGTGCTGCCGCCGGGCGCGCGGCTCGGCCGGCATCACGATCCGGTCGCCTCGTCGCTGCGCTATCACCTCGGCCTGCTGACGCCGAATTCGGAGAAATGCGCGCTGACGCTCGACGGCGTGCCGCATGTGTGGCGCGACGGCGAGGAATTGCTGTTCGACCCGACCTATCTGCACAGCGCGATCAACGAGACCGACGTGGTGCGCATCATCCTGTTCTGCGACGTCGAGAAAACGCAGCTCTGGCGGCCGATCAAGCCGATCGCCGACGCGCTCGATTTCGGCGTGGTCAGCAAGTTCACGGGCGCCGATGCGCAAGGCAAGATCTCGTGGATCTCGGCGGCGTATAAGCCGATCTACAAGCTGCGCGCCTACATCAAGCAGAACGTCAAAAAGCGCAACCGCACCGCCTATAACATCATCAAATACGGCGCCATCGCGCTGGTGCTGGCGGGGCTTTATTACGTGCTTTGA
- the gcvA gene encoding transcriptional regulator GcvA has translation MAYRLPPLKTLRLFEAAARHASFKNAAAELALTPSAVSHGIQTLEDWLGAKLFARGPGALSLTESGRDYLPKIRDALEIIARASDGVPGRRANGKLTVSVAPTFGLRWLAPNLDKFGEAHPGIEITLDTSQRQVEFPRDGIDVAIRLGRGDWPDLTATLLFHEWLVPVAAPAIAAEIRSVADLDRHASIRLVSARDDWESWRELAGAPPAGPDTPPARKVDSIIMAFEAAAAGAGVAIGRLPLMGAEIAQGRVVPVLGPARRSRSAYWLVSTREAMARPEVAAFRAWVKALVKKLRRPPVPHA, from the coding sequence ATGGCCTATCGTCTTCCGCCGCTGAAAACCTTGCGTCTGTTCGAGGCAGCCGCCCGCCACGCGAGTTTCAAGAACGCCGCCGCCGAATTGGCGCTGACGCCCAGCGCCGTCAGCCACGGCATTCAGACGCTGGAGGATTGGCTGGGCGCCAAGCTGTTCGCGCGCGGGCCCGGCGCTTTGTCGCTGACCGAGAGCGGCCGCGACTATCTGCCCAAGATCCGCGACGCGCTGGAAATCATCGCGCGGGCGAGCGACGGCGTGCCGGGGCGGCGCGCCAACGGCAAGCTGACGGTCAGCGTGGCGCCGACTTTCGGCTTGCGCTGGCTCGCCCCCAATCTCGATAAATTCGGCGAAGCGCATCCCGGCATCGAGATCACGCTCGACACCAGCCAGCGCCAGGTCGAATTCCCGCGCGACGGAATCGACGTCGCGATCCGCTTGGGGCGCGGCGACTGGCCGGACCTCACCGCCACGCTGCTGTTCCACGAATGGCTCGTCCCCGTCGCCGCACCCGCGATCGCCGCCGAAATCAGAAGCGTCGCCGATCTCGATCGCCACGCGTCGATCCGCCTCGTCTCGGCGCGCGACGATTGGGAGTCGTGGCGCGAATTGGCGGGTGCGCCGCCCGCCGGGCCCGACACGCCGCCCGCGCGCAAGGTCGATTCGATCATCATGGCGTTCGAAGCCGCCGCTGCCGGTGCGGGTGTGGCGATCGGGCGCTTGCCGTTGATGGGGGCGGAGATCGCGCAAGGCCGCGTCGTGCCCGTGCTGGGGCCGGCGCGGCGCTCGCGCTCCGCCTATTGGCTCGTCTCGACGCGCGAAGCGATGGCGCGGCCGGAAGTCGCCGCGTTCCGCGCGTGGGTGAAGGCGCTGGTCAAGAAGCTGCGCCGCCCGCCGGTGCCGCACGCGTAA